Below is a genomic region from Halostella litorea.
AGTAGGGGAGCGCGTCCAGCGCCTCGGCGGCCTCCCGGGCGGCGGCGAGGTACTCCCGGGCGCGGTTCGGGTCGTCCGTTTCGGCCGCTTTCCGCGAGAACTTCGTCAGCGTCGCGCGGAGCGCGTCGGCCGCCGCGGCCACGTCGCCGCCGGTCCCGCCGCCAGTCGGTGCGTCTGCCGACGTTGCGCCGGCATCGCCGGGGGGCGACTGGGACGCCGCCGGCGTCGCAGTTCGGGCCGCGGATGACGGCTCCCCGGCTGCGGGCTGCGAATCGGCGGCCCCGGGCGATCCGTCGGCACCCTGCTGTCGGTCGGTCGCCCCCTCGGCCGTCCGCTGCTCGGCGGCCGGCTGTTCGGCGGCGGGGTCCGACGCCGCAGCCGTTTCCTGCCCGTCGCCGCCCCCCTGCTGGGTGTCGCAGGTGGGGCAGAACTCCTGACCGTCGTAGCGGAAGATGGGGTCCCCGCAGTTGTCGCAGTGGGCGTTCGTCATCGTCGCGCCCTTCAGCAGGAGTTCGCTCATCCGCTGGGTGTGCTGGCGGCTCTCCTCCTCTTCCTCCAGCTGCTCACGGAGCTTCTCGCGCTCCGCCTCCTTGTCGAAGTCGCTCATACCCGACGGGAGGGGCGCCGGGTCGAAAAGGACTGCGAACCCGGAGTTCGACGCGCGTCGAACGTCGGGCCGACGAACATCGCGAACATCCGACGATTCGAAGTCTTTAACGGGTATCGCGGGCGCTCTTTACGTGGTATGACGAAAGTTAGCGTGGTCGGCGCGGCCGGAACGGTCGGCGCCGCCGCAGGGTACAACATCGCGCTGCGCGACGTGGCCGACGAACTCGTGTTCGTCGACATCCCGGACAAGGAGGACGACACGGTCGGGCAGGCCGCGGACGCGAACCACGGCGTCGCCTACGACTCGAACACGACGATCCGGCAGGGCGGCTACGAGGACACCGCCGGCTCCGACGTGGTCGTCATCACGGCTGGCATTCCCCGTCAGCCCGGCCAGACCCGCATCGACCTGGCGGGCGACAACGCGCCGATCATGGAGGACATCGGCTCGTCGCTGGCCGAGCACAACGACGACTTCGTCACGATCACCACGTCGAACCCCGTCGACCTGCTGAACCGTCACCTGTACGAGACGGGCGACCGCGCCCGCGAGAAGGTGATCGGCTTCGGCGGCCGCCTCGACAGCGCGCGCTTCCGCTACGTGCTCGCCGAGCGGTTCGACGCGCCCGTGGGGAACGTCGAGGCGACGATCCTCGGCGAGCACGGCGACGCGCAGGTGCCCGTGTTCTCGAAGGTCCGCGTGAACGGCCGCGACCCCGAGTTCTCCGACGAGGAGAAAGAGGAGATCCTAGAGGAGCTCCAGACCAGCGCGATGAACGTCATCGAGAAGAAGGGCGCGACCGAGTGGGGCCCGGCCACCGGCGTCGGCCACATGGTCGAGGCCGTCCTGCGGGACACCGGCGAGGTGCTCCCCGCGTCGGTCAAGCTCGAGGGCGAGTACGGCCACGACGACGTCGCGTTCGGCGTTCCCGTCAAGCTCGGCTCGAACGGCGTCGAGGAAGTCGTCGACTGGGACCTGACCGCCTACGAGCGCGAGCAGCTCGGCGAGGCCGCCGACAAGCTCTCCGAGCAGTACGACGAGATCAGCTAAGCCGAACCCGGTCGTATTTTCGCGTCGCTACTCCTCCTCACACGACCTGACGGCCGCTGGAGACGCCGCCTCGGCCGGATGAGACCGGCCCGCTGACATCTACCCCGCATGACAAAAGTGTTATGTGAGAGGGTGAAGATTCCACGCGTAGGTGACCGAGGATGCGCAACGAGGACACGGACACGCACATCGCGGAGTGGGCCGACCTGATCGGCGACTCCGTCCCCGATTCGGTCCAGTCGCACGAGGAGACAGGGGAGGCCGACGACCCCTGGACCGACGGCTTCTGACGCCCGTGTCGCCGCCCGAGTGCCCTCCCGCAGGTCGACCGGACGGGCGGTTCGCGATCGGTCGGCGAGGCCGTCCGCCGCGCCGGTAACGTAGAGTCGCGACCGCTACGGGACGAGTTGTTCGCCGTCGTCGTCGTAGACGGTGATGGCGTCGACGGGACAGGACCGCGCCGAGAACTTCGCGTCGAGTTCCTCGCCGTCGGGGACCTCGCGGGCGATCACGTCCTCGTCGACTTCCTCACCGTCGACGAGGACGGCCTTCCCCGCGTCGGTATCCTTCTCGAAGCCGTCCCACTCGGCGACGCACTGGAACATCCCGATGCAGGTGTCGCGGTCGAACTCGACTCGCATACCGGAGGATCCGACCGGAGTGGGTTAGCTCTGACGCCACGGGCCGATGGCGAACAGCCGGCACGGTCGGACGCGACGGGGGGTGCCGGACACCCGCCTCGGCCCCGTCGCGGCGTCGCTCAGGTCACGGCGGGGCTGGCCGCGGCCCCGTACCTAAACC
It encodes:
- a CDS encoding Sjogren's syndrome/scleroderma autoantigen 1 family protein; translated protein: MSDFDKEAEREKLREQLEEEEESRQHTQRMSELLLKGATMTNAHCDNCGDPIFRYDGQEFCPTCDTQQGGGDGQETAAASDPAAEQPAAEQRTAEGATDRQQGADGSPGAADSQPAAGEPSSAARTATPAASQSPPGDAGATSADAPTGGGTGGDVAAAADALRATLTKFSRKAAETDDPNRAREYLAAAREAAEALDALPY
- the mdh gene encoding malate dehydrogenase, with protein sequence MTKVSVVGAAGTVGAAAGYNIALRDVADELVFVDIPDKEDDTVGQAADANHGVAYDSNTTIRQGGYEDTAGSDVVVITAGIPRQPGQTRIDLAGDNAPIMEDIGSSLAEHNDDFVTITTSNPVDLLNRHLYETGDRAREKVIGFGGRLDSARFRYVLAERFDAPVGNVEATILGEHGDAQVPVFSKVRVNGRDPEFSDEEKEEILEELQTSAMNVIEKKGATEWGPATGVGHMVEAVLRDTGEVLPASVKLEGEYGHDDVAFGVPVKLGSNGVEEVVDWDLTAYEREQLGEAADKLSEQYDEIS
- a CDS encoding ferredoxin, whose product is MRVEFDRDTCIGMFQCVAEWDGFEKDTDAGKAVLVDGEEVDEDVIAREVPDGEELDAKFSARSCPVDAITVYDDDGEQLVP